A window of Armatimonadota bacterium contains these coding sequences:
- a CDS encoding short-chain dehydrogenase has product MEITGRRVLVLGGAGLVGRAVCRALLEQAPSALVVASVDEASAREAVAQLREEFPSAPTALEPDWGNVFVRWEFKDWSWDRILDDDRARELLLHDLFEEMTGPRKQQILQASTLVRMLARHRPDIVVDCINTATAFAYRDIYQSARELRQLEHSGSAEALRRGLEQHLCKLDIPHLVRHIQILHEASKPDPAGGYGGVRAYVKVGTSGTGGMGLNIPYTHGEERPSRKLLSKSAVAGAHTLLLFLMARTPGAPMVKEIKPTAAIAWKAIGYGPIRRAGQPIPLVDCPPDRAVPVADAVADRGEFGVAVGGVLESVFIDTGENGLFSAGEFETLTALRQMEYVTPEEIAAAVVEEIRGGNTGLDVIAALDASTMGPTYRAGVLRQRAIDRLRALEREHGTDSVAFELLGPPRVSKLLYEAYLLRRCCETIDSILAAGPEALSARLWQHVREDADMRRRILSIGLAVLLPDGDRMLRGPQLKAQTADDGWIDLTPRHMARWQRWLGTIRDEAARESAADASGSSWFDRRFVDPRTWQPRDTFEIGEVVAWILIHEDQGPRLKR; this is encoded by the coding sequence GTGGAGATCACCGGAAGGCGCGTGCTGGTTCTGGGCGGGGCCGGGTTGGTGGGCCGCGCCGTGTGCCGCGCGCTCCTTGAGCAGGCGCCCTCGGCACTCGTCGTCGCCTCGGTCGACGAGGCTTCCGCCCGTGAGGCGGTCGCGCAGCTGCGCGAGGAGTTCCCATCCGCGCCGACGGCGCTCGAGCCGGACTGGGGGAACGTCTTCGTGCGCTGGGAGTTCAAGGACTGGTCGTGGGACCGCATCCTCGACGACGACCGTGCGCGCGAGCTGCTCCTGCACGACCTCTTTGAGGAGATGACCGGTCCCCGCAAGCAACAGATCCTCCAGGCATCCACGCTCGTTCGCATGCTCGCCCGCCACCGCCCCGACATCGTCGTCGACTGCATCAACACCGCGACCGCCTTCGCCTACCGCGACATCTACCAGAGCGCGCGCGAACTGCGCCAGCTCGAACACAGCGGCTCGGCGGAGGCGCTGCGGCGCGGGCTCGAGCAGCACCTGTGCAAGCTGGACATCCCCCATCTGGTCCGCCACATCCAGATCCTGCACGAGGCGAGCAAACCCGATCCGGCAGGCGGCTACGGCGGCGTGCGCGCCTACGTGAAGGTGGGCACCAGCGGCACCGGCGGCATGGGGTTGAACATCCCCTATACCCACGGCGAGGAACGGCCCTCGCGCAAGCTGCTGTCGAAATCGGCGGTTGCCGGCGCGCACACGCTGCTGCTGTTCTTGATGGCGCGGACGCCCGGGGCACCGATGGTCAAGGAGATCAAGCCGACAGCGGCGATCGCTTGGAAGGCCATCGGCTACGGCCCCATCCGCCGCGCCGGGCAACCGATCCCGCTGGTCGACTGCCCGCCCGACAGGGCCGTGCCGGTCGCCGACGCCGTGGCGGATCGGGGCGAGTTCGGCGTCGCCGTCGGGGGCGTTCTGGAGTCGGTGTTCATCGACACCGGCGAGAACGGGCTGTTCTCCGCCGGTGAGTTCGAGACGCTCACGGCGCTGCGGCAGATGGAGTACGTGACGCCGGAGGAGATCGCGGCGGCGGTCGTGGAGGAGATCCGGGGCGGCAACACAGGCCTGGACGTGATCGCCGCGCTCGACGCGTCTACGATGGGGCCGACGTACCGTGCCGGCGTGTTGCGGCAGAGGGCCATCGATCGGCTGCGCGCGCTGGAGCGCGAGCACGGCACGGACAGCGTCGCGTTCGAGCTGCTCGGACCGCCGCGGGTCTCCAAGCTGCTGTACGAGGCGTACCTGCTGCGCCGTTGCTGCGAGACGATCGACTCGATCCTGGCCGCGGGGCCGGAGGCGCTGTCGGCGCGGCTGTGGCAACACGTCCGCGAAGATGCCGACATGCGCCGCCGGATCCTGTCGATCGGGTTGGCCGTGCTGCTGCCCGACGGAGACCGGATGTTGCGCGGCCCGCAACTGAAGGCTCAGACCGCCGACGACGGATGGATCGATCTCACCCCGCGTCACATGGCGCGGTGGCAGAGGTGGCTGGGCACGATCCGCGACGAGGCGGCGCGCGAGAGCGCGGCCGACGCCTCGGGGTCCTCCTGGTTCGACCGCCGCTTCGTCGATCCGCGGACCTGGCAGCCCCGCGATACGTTCGAGATCGGTGAAGTCGTGGCGTGGATCCTCATCCACGAGGACCAGGGCCCGCGCCTGAAGCGATAA
- a CDS encoding LCP family protein has product MTVPPEDAPRPTPPPTPRWTRAASWAVRAAFAVFAGFLVGALGAALVGMAHNPEDAVLGRQAAGRIAFPLRLADRVNVLIMGVDVTLDNRRQPTGLARADTLILATFDPHTQRVAFLSIPRDTRAHIPGRGGWWKINAAYAFGGPALTIRTVENLLDVPIHYYVKLGPQSFAKLIDAVGGVWVDVEQDMKYQDWWGDLYIDLKRGRQLLAGQQAMGYVRFRHDALGDIGRTERQQKVIQALFARLKEPEVLLRAPQILRAAAENTETNLRPHDMATLGWFLKRLGGDRIAMATLPGRFAPLFWEPDWARARPLVLDMFYGLDAETVGGATVEVLNGSGVPGLAREVAARLSEVGFRVVRVDTAPELQDQTAVIANDGRAQLARAVREMIGVGAIATRPRPHAQASLTVVVARDYANRRTARLGGP; this is encoded by the coding sequence GTGACCGTACCCCCAGAAGACGCACCCAGACCCACCCCGCCACCCACGCCGCGCTGGACACGCGCGGCATCTTGGGCGGTGCGCGCGGCGTTCGCCGTCTTCGCCGGCTTCCTCGTCGGAGCCCTCGGCGCCGCGCTGGTGGGGATGGCCCACAATCCCGAAGACGCAGTGCTCGGCCGGCAGGCTGCCGGGCGCATCGCCTTCCCGCTGAGGCTGGCTGACCGCGTGAACGTGCTGATCATGGGCGTCGACGTCACGCTGGACAACCGCCGTCAGCCCACGGGGCTGGCCCGCGCCGACACGCTGATCCTGGCGACGTTCGACCCCCACACCCAACGGGTCGCGTTCCTGTCGATCCCACGCGACACGCGCGCCCACATCCCCGGGCGGGGCGGCTGGTGGAAGATCAACGCCGCGTACGCCTTCGGCGGGCCGGCGCTGACGATCCGAACCGTGGAGAACCTGCTGGACGTACCGATCCACTACTACGTGAAGCTCGGGCCGCAGTCGTTCGCCAAGCTGATCGACGCCGTCGGCGGCGTGTGGGTCGACGTCGAGCAGGACATGAAGTACCAGGACTGGTGGGGCGACCTCTACATCGACCTCAAGCGCGGCCGCCAGCTGCTGGCGGGTCAGCAGGCGATGGGTTACGTGCGCTTCCGGCACGACGCGCTGGGCGACATCGGGCGCACCGAACGCCAGCAGAAGGTCATCCAGGCGCTGTTCGCGCGGCTGAAGGAGCCCGAGGTGCTGCTGCGGGCTCCGCAGATCCTGCGGGCGGCGGCCGAGAACACCGAGACGAACCTCCGGCCCCACGACATGGCGACACTGGGGTGGTTCCTCAAGCGTTTGGGCGGCGACCGCATCGCGATGGCGACGCTGCCGGGCCGCTTCGCCCCGCTGTTCTGGGAGCCCGACTGGGCCAGGGCCCGCCCGCTCGTGCTTGACATGTTCTACGGGCTGGACGCCGAAACCGTGGGCGGGGCGACGGTCGAGGTCCTCAACGGGAGCGGCGTCCCCGGGTTGGCCCGCGAAGTGGCAGCCCGGCTCAGCGAGGTCGGATTCCGCGTCGTGCGCGTGGACACCGCACCCGAACTCCAGGACCAGACCGCCGTGATCGCCAACGACGGTCGCGCGCAACTCGCCCGGGCGGTGCGCGAGATGATCGGCGTGGGCGCCATCGCCACGCGCCCGCGCCCCCATGCGCAAGCCAGCCTCACCGTCGTCGTGGCACGCGACTACGCCAACCGGCGGACCGCGCGCCTGGGCGGCCCGTAG
- the ispE gene encoding 4-(cytidine 5'-diphospho)-2-C-methyl-D-erythritol kinase: MKELRLNAYAKVNLTLDVLGRRDDGYHDIETVLHTLELHDTVILREADRGITVLCDHRAVPTDVQNLVFRTAQLLRETYGVDRDIQIEIQKRIPPASGLGGGSSDAAVTLLGLAHMWKLRLDNRELLSLAGQIGSDVPFFLVGGAALATGRGERLQFLHTLPTTWVVLACPSFEISTAWAYRELDLAGIQRRPDTQALIAALRREDVAQVAAHLGNVFEPLVSSRYPQVAEAKSRLLASGALGASLTGTGPVVFGLFAREGDARRAAAEIGQDFDGDVVVTRTFAELER; encoded by the coding sequence TTGAAGGAGCTGCGGCTCAACGCCTACGCGAAGGTCAATCTCACGCTGGACGTGCTGGGCAGGCGCGACGACGGATACCACGACATCGAGACGGTGCTGCACACGCTGGAACTGCACGACACCGTCATCCTGCGAGAAGCCGACCGCGGGATCACCGTGCTGTGCGACCACCGCGCCGTGCCGACGGACGTGCAGAACCTCGTCTTCCGCACTGCCCAACTCCTCCGCGAGACCTACGGCGTTGACCGCGACATCCAGATCGAGATCCAAAAGCGGATCCCGCCGGCTTCCGGCCTGGGCGGCGGGTCTTCGGACGCGGCCGTCACGCTGCTCGGCCTGGCGCACATGTGGAAGCTGCGACTGGACAACCGGGAGCTGCTGTCGCTGGCCGGCCAGATCGGATCCGACGTGCCGTTCTTTTTGGTCGGCGGCGCCGCGCTGGCTACCGGGCGCGGGGAGAGGCTTCAGTTCCTGCACACCCTGCCGACCACATGGGTCGTACTGGCCTGTCCGAGTTTCGAGATCTCGACGGCGTGGGCATACCGGGAACTCGACCTGGCCGGCATCCAGCGGCGGCCCGACACGCAGGCGCTGATCGCCGCGCTGCGCAGGGAGGACGTCGCGCAGGTCGCCGCGCACCTCGGCAACGTCTTCGAGCCGCTGGTCAGCTCCCGGTATCCGCAGGTCGCGGAGGCGAAGTCGCGCCTGCTGGCCTCAGGCGCCCTGGGTGCCTCGCTCACGGGCACCGGACCGGTCGTCTTCGGTCTGTTCGCCCGCGAGGGCGACGCCCGCAGGGCGGCCGCAGAGATCGGGCAAGACTTCGACGGCGACGTCGTCGTGACGCGGACGTTCGCCGAGCTGGAGCGATGA
- a CDS encoding nucleotidyltransferase family protein gives MSFQMPQPQAQDERALSALDAVVMAGGGREDALPEGVANKAFLPVGSRPMVEWVLRALRAAPEVRRIGLVAPAPLPDAVASLCDRWIPERGELIHNVVEGLAAFPEAEWILLCGGDLPLLTPAAVSAFVAAALDRGGDFGYGIVRREEVESKFPGARKTFVRVREGSFTGGSLIVVRPSAVTRIRPLIEQAIEARKNPAKLASLFGAKYVMKYAMGQLSVADVERRLHELTGLRGHAVVCAYPEIALDVDVGKPDNLAVAESVLAAGGRG, from the coding sequence ATGAGCTTCCAGATGCCGCAGCCCCAAGCACAGGACGAACGGGCGCTTAGCGCCCTCGACGCCGTGGTGATGGCCGGCGGCGGTCGCGAAGATGCGCTGCCGGAGGGGGTAGCCAACAAGGCGTTCCTGCCGGTGGGCAGCCGTCCCATGGTGGAGTGGGTGCTGCGCGCGCTGCGCGCGGCACCTGAAGTCCGACGCATCGGGCTGGTGGCGCCGGCGCCGCTCCCGGACGCGGTCGCCTCCCTGTGCGACCGGTGGATCCCCGAGCGCGGAGAGCTCATCCACAACGTGGTCGAGGGCCTGGCAGCGTTTCCGGAGGCGGAGTGGATCCTGTTGTGCGGCGGCGACCTGCCGCTGCTGACCCCCGCGGCCGTCTCCGCGTTCGTCGCCGCCGCCCTCGACCGCGGCGGCGACTTCGGCTATGGGATCGTGCGGCGGGAGGAAGTGGAGTCGAAGTTCCCCGGCGCGCGGAAGACGTTCGTCCGCGTGCGGGAGGGCAGCTTCACCGGGGGCAGCCTCATTGTCGTGCGGCCCTCGGCGGTGACGCGGATCCGTCCGCTGATCGAGCAGGCGATCGAGGCCCGCAAGAACCCGGCCAAACTGGCGAGCCTGTTCGGCGCGAAGTACGTGATGAAGTATGCGATGGGCCAGCTGAGCGTCGCCGACGTCGAACGACGGCTGCACGAGCTGACCGGGTTGCGCGGCCACGCGGTGGTCTGCGCTTACCCCGAGATCGCACTCGACGTCGACGTCGGAAAGCCGGACAACCTGGCGGTGGCAGAGAGCGTCCTCGCAGCAGGTGGCAGGGGATAG
- the purR gene encoding pur operon repressor, with protein sequence MRSSVARTGRLRRGERMIAIADALRSAPYRVHPLSAFAQLLGTAKSTVSEDVASLRRAFDRFGLGHIETLPGAAGGVRFVPRRDPRRIRAVAEDLAARLRAPSRLLPGGFLYTTDLLSTPSIVERIGEAFATYFADRRPDAVLAMEVKGIPIALMTARAFNVPLVTIRRAGRVTEGPAVTVNYISGSSRLVQQMTLPLRAVREGQRVLFVDDFVRGGGTVRGMYDLMREFRAEVVGVGTFIVSGEPRQKLVDDLFALLVFDGADERGTPVVRLSDAVSQIP encoded by the coding sequence ATGAGGTCCTCTGTTGCTCGGACGGGGCGTCTGCGCAGGGGCGAGCGGATGATCGCCATCGCCGACGCGTTGCGTTCGGCGCCCTATCGTGTCCACCCTCTCAGCGCCTTCGCACAACTGCTGGGCACCGCGAAGTCGACGGTGAGCGAGGACGTCGCCAGTCTGCGCCGGGCGTTCGACCGCTTCGGCCTGGGGCACATCGAGACGCTGCCGGGCGCGGCGGGTGGTGTCCGGTTCGTGCCGCGGCGGGACCCGCGGCGGATCCGCGCCGTCGCCGAGGACCTGGCTGCACGGCTGCGGGCCCCCAGCCGCCTGCTGCCCGGCGGATTCCTGTACACCACGGATCTGCTGTCCACCCCGTCGATCGTGGAGCGGATCGGTGAGGCCTTCGCGACGTACTTCGCCGACCGCCGGCCGGACGCGGTGCTGGCGATGGAGGTCAAGGGCATCCCGATCGCGTTGATGACCGCCCGCGCGTTCAACGTGCCGTTGGTGACGATCCGCCGCGCCGGTCGCGTGACCGAGGGGCCGGCGGTGACGGTGAACTACATCTCCGGGTCGTCGCGCCTGGTGCAGCAGATGACCCTGCCGCTTCGGGCCGTCCGGGAGGGACAGCGGGTACTGTTCGTCGACGACTTCGTGCGAGGCGGGGGCACGGTGCGCGGCATGTACGACCTGATGCGCGAGTTCCGGGCCGAAGTCGTCGGCGTGGGGACGTTCATCGTGTCCGGCGAGCCACGGCAGAAGCTCGTCGACGACCTCTTCGCCCTGTTGGTCTTCGACGGCGCCGACGAACGAGGCACGCCGGTCGTTCGGCTAAGCGACGCCGTGTCGCAAATCCCCTGA
- a CDS encoding TolC family protein, protein MRLCVAFLVGVLIGGSVVPAVASQPAPRRLSFADAAAAALRANLTLRAAAFDVAVAEVQLAQARAAKNPQISLSASYTRTQEQPGQTLTFPNPFGPTPPVITVTLAPPDPNLLALRLAAQYPLYSGGRAEAQIALAEANLRGARAVLERTRQQVVFSVQQAYLQALLAQESLTAARHAAEQADENLRVAQARLRAGVAPAFDVLQAEVAVANAQQAVARATSQVRSTHVSLNALVGLPLDAPLHLTDSLEPRPVAGTMADAIARGLRERPELAEVRARMDAAQASIELAASGGRPSVVLGVNYDVTGGGSLSGLWSVTIAVTLSLYDGGITRERIREAELRLEQLKVVEAHIRQRIELEVRQAWFALEQSAAELVAAQKAADQAQEASRIARVRFDAGVGTSLELTSAQAAAAQAELGLAQARFGQNLARIQLLLAVGGTL, encoded by the coding sequence ATGCGGCTGTGTGTCGCGTTTTTGGTCGGTGTGCTGATCGGAGGGTCGGTGGTTCCCGCCGTCGCTTCCCAGCCCGCGCCGCGAAGGCTGTCGTTCGCTGACGCGGCGGCGGCGGCGCTGCGCGCCAACCTGACGCTACGCGCCGCGGCGTTCGACGTCGCGGTCGCGGAAGTCCAGCTGGCCCAGGCGCGCGCGGCCAAGAACCCGCAGATCTCGCTGTCGGCTTCGTACACGCGGACGCAGGAGCAGCCGGGCCAGACGCTCACCTTCCCCAACCCCTTCGGCCCCACGCCTCCTGTGATCACCGTCACCCTGGCCCCTCCCGATCCCAACCTGCTGGCGCTCCGGCTGGCCGCCCAGTACCCGCTGTACAGCGGCGGGCGGGCGGAGGCGCAGATCGCCCTCGCCGAGGCGAACCTGCGGGGCGCGCGCGCGGTGCTGGAGCGGACCAGACAGCAGGTGGTCTTCTCGGTGCAGCAGGCGTATCTGCAGGCGCTGCTGGCGCAGGAGAGCCTGACCGCGGCGCGGCATGCCGCAGAACAGGCCGACGAGAACCTGCGGGTGGCGCAGGCGCGCCTGCGGGCCGGGGTGGCGCCGGCCTTCGACGTCCTTCAGGCGGAGGTGGCGGTGGCCAACGCGCAGCAGGCCGTCGCGCGTGCCACCTCGCAGGTTCGCAGCACGCACGTGAGCCTCAACGCGCTCGTGGGACTTCCCTTGGATGCCCCACTCCACCTGACGGACAGCCTCGAGCCGCGCCCGGTCGCGGGGACGATGGCGGATGCGATCGCGCGCGGGCTGCGCGAACGCCCCGAACTCGCGGAGGTGCGGGCGAGGATGGACGCCGCGCAGGCGAGCATCGAACTGGCGGCCAGCGGGGGGCGTCCCAGCGTCGTGCTGGGCGTGAACTACGACGTCACCGGCGGTGGCAGCCTCAGCGGGCTGTGGTCCGTGACGATCGCGGTGACGCTTTCGCTGTACGACGGCGGGATCACGCGCGAGCGCATCCGCGAGGCGGAACTCCGTCTGGAACAGCTGAAGGTCGTCGAGGCGCACATCCGCCAGCGCATCGAACTGGAGGTCCGCCAGGCGTGGTTCGCGCTGGAGCAGTCGGCCGCCGAGCTGGTCGCCGCACAGAAGGCCGCAGACCAGGCGCAGGAAGCCTCGCGCATCGCGCGCGTGCGCTTCGACGCGGGTGTAGGGACCTCGCTGGAACTCACGTCGGCGCAGGCGGCGGCCGCGCAGGCCGAGCTCGGCCTGGCCCAGGCACGCTTCGGTCAGAACCTCGCTCGCATCCAGCTCCTCCTTGCGGTCGGCGGGACGCTGTGA
- a CDS encoding RidA family protein: MVPADKEIVYTDDAPQAIGPYSQAIRAGGFVFVSGQVALDPGTGQLIVGDVRLQTRRALQNVQAILEAAGSSLDKVVKTTVYLTDLNDFGAMNEEYTTFFRDARPARATVQVGRLPRDAAVEIEAIALA, encoded by the coding sequence GTGGTCCCCGCAGACAAGGAGATCGTCTACACCGACGATGCCCCGCAGGCGATCGGTCCCTACTCGCAGGCGATCCGGGCCGGCGGGTTCGTGTTCGTGTCCGGGCAGGTGGCGCTCGACCCGGGCACCGGCCAACTGATCGTCGGAGATGTCCGGCTGCAGACGCGCAGGGCGCTGCAGAACGTGCAGGCCATTCTCGAGGCGGCCGGCTCTTCGCTGGACAAGGTCGTCAAGACGACCGTCTACCTCACCGACCTCAACGACTTCGGCGCGATGAACGAGGAGTACACGACGTTCTTCCGCGACGCGCGCCCGGCGCGGGCCACGGTGCAGGTCGGCCGGTTGCCCCGCGACGCCGCGGTCGAGATCGAGGCGATCGCACTGGCCTGA
- a CDS encoding Ig-like domain-containing protein yields the protein MSRFLPLLVVTALLAGCAESNLVRTPATDTTPPTVTATEPANGAENVSDARIAITFSEPMSAGSVSLRATPTLTWGDPTWSNGDRTLTVIPSDMRPNTNYEVHILGRDRANNVMSQPFVLRFRTGSVVQTAAVIENLLANRFETAADVRLYAVFVAWVAASPERMLQGMPEEQRQLRDSVGRTAPEAVRKVREFLADRQVTNFRLTEYALRLSPDLREGNGAAPAAQTASPVPSPTPTARATPAPRATPAPQASPAADLRGFDVLVRELYEAANGKELWQRAQQEHAAQAAQYRNAVEDRLRQAATFLRLNALPFQKFVVIPNLLAPRDSVEDVALNGTIYVVAGPAAGPNTRAVVRSFVRAVVRPVLASYGDLLERSRDLFALVREQAEARGWGTWDRVALESLVHAVEARLMLGNPEERTQYLDTAFAQGLILVRHFAEQLVALERGEVNLARFVQNALASANVDQLRAQWSNRRR from the coding sequence GTGAGCCGCTTTCTGCCCCTGTTGGTCGTGACCGCGCTGCTGGCGGGGTGCGCGGAGTCCAACCTGGTGCGCACACCGGCGACGGACACGACGCCGCCGACGGTCACCGCGACCGAGCCCGCCAACGGCGCCGAGAACGTCAGCGACGCGCGCATCGCGATCACGTTCAGCGAGCCGATGTCGGCGGGTTCGGTCTCGCTGCGGGCCACCCCGACGCTGACGTGGGGTGACCCCACCTGGTCGAACGGCGACCGCACGCTGACGGTCATCCCCTCGGACATGCGGCCGAACACGAACTACGAGGTCCACATCCTGGGTCGCGACCGCGCCAACAACGTGATGAGCCAGCCTTTCGTCCTGCGGTTCCGCACCGGGTCGGTGGTCCAGACCGCCGCAGTGATCGAGAACCTGCTGGCCAACCGCTTCGAAACGGCCGCCGACGTGCGCCTGTACGCGGTCTTCGTGGCCTGGGTGGCGGCGTCCCCTGAACGGATGCTGCAGGGCATGCCCGAAGAGCAACGGCAGCTGCGCGACAGCGTCGGCCGGACCGCGCCGGAGGCGGTGCGCAAGGTGCGGGAGTTCCTGGCGGACCGACAGGTGACGAACTTCCGGCTGACGGAGTACGCGCTGCGCCTGAGCCCGGACCTGCGCGAGGGCAATGGCGCCGCGCCGGCCGCTCAGACGGCCAGCCCCGTGCCCTCACCGACCCCGACGGCCCGAGCCACACCGGCCCCGCGCGCGACACCGGCACCGCAGGCCAGCCCCGCGGCCGACCTGAGGGGATTCGACGTCCTGGTGCGCGAGCTGTACGAGGCGGCGAACGGGAAGGAGCTGTGGCAGCGGGCACAGCAGGAGCATGCGGCGCAGGCCGCGCAGTACCGCAACGCCGTGGAGGACCGCCTCCGTCAGGCGGCGACGTTCTTGCGGTTGAACGCGCTGCCGTTCCAGAAGTTCGTGGTGATCCCCAACCTGCTGGCCCCGCGCGACTCCGTCGAGGACGTGGCGCTGAACGGAACGATCTACGTCGTCGCCGGCCCGGCGGCGGGGCCGAACACGCGGGCTGTCGTCCGCTCGTTCGTCCGTGCCGTCGTGCGGCCGGTGCTGGCGAGCTACGGGGACCTGCTGGAGCGCTCCCGGGACCTGTTCGCGCTGGTGAGGGAACAGGCCGAAGCGCGCGGGTGGGGTACGTGGGATCGCGTGGCGCTGGAGAGCCTGGTGCACGCCGTCGAAGCCCGCCTGATGCTGGGCAACCCCGAAGAGCGCACGCAGTACCTGGACACGGCCTTCGCCCAGGGACTGATCCTCGTGCGCCACTTCGCCGAGCAGCTGGTGGCGCTGGAACGCGGCGAGGTCAACCTGGCACGGTTCGTCCAGAACGCGCTCGCCAGCGCCAACGTCGACCAGCTTCGGGCACAGTGGAGCAACCGGCGGCGATGA
- a CDS encoding LptF/LptG family permease encodes MIRLLDRYMVRELVPPFLMGVSGFIVILIGDILYVLADYLARGQVGLGNLLRLLFYKMPHILVLTFPVSMLFASLLGVGRLAKDSEITALRMAGLSLTRIFAPILVFAFGVTMMSFGVNEYLTPWANQQADRLIRETVFREVFPNIKQNVFFRGPNDRYFYIREVDYTNRVLLGVMVYELGGDFPRLITARRATYGDGFWHLEDGVVRSFDADGYTNYEAGFRRFDIRVDPDEQGFFLQQKTPDQMSAAELQTHMAQLRHSGVDTQPIAVDYYFKFAAPMAALIFAFFAAPLALQATRGGRFTGVAAAIVLIFVYYVIMSTSRAWGRAGALHPFLAAWMANLVFLAAGVLLCLRAEGILTLRRPRGVGARRTQPAAV; translated from the coding sequence ATGATCCGGCTGCTCGACCGCTACATGGTCCGCGAGCTCGTCCCCCCGTTCCTCATGGGCGTGTCGGGCTTCATCGTCATCCTGATCGGGGACATCCTGTACGTGCTGGCCGACTACCTCGCGCGCGGCCAGGTGGGGCTGGGCAACCTGCTGCGGCTGCTGTTCTACAAGATGCCGCACATCCTCGTCCTGACCTTCCCGGTGTCGATGCTGTTCGCGTCGCTGCTGGGCGTCGGGCGGCTGGCCAAGGACAGCGAGATCACCGCGCTGCGCATGGCCGGGCTGTCGCTGACCCGCATCTTCGCACCGATCCTTGTGTTCGCGTTCGGCGTGACCATGATGTCGTTTGGGGTCAACGAGTACCTCACCCCGTGGGCGAACCAGCAGGCCGACCGCCTGATCCGCGAGACGGTCTTTCGGGAAGTGTTCCCGAACATCAAGCAGAACGTCTTCTTCCGAGGGCCGAATGACCGCTACTTCTATATCCGGGAGGTGGACTATACGAACCGGGTGCTGCTGGGCGTCATGGTCTACGAACTCGGAGGGGACTTCCCGCGTCTGATCACCGCCAGGCGCGCGACGTACGGCGACGGGTTCTGGCACCTGGAGGACGGAGTGGTGCGCAGCTTTGACGCCGATGGGTACACGAACTACGAGGCCGGCTTTCGGCGATTCGACATCCGGGTGGATCCCGACGAACAGGGGTTCTTCCTGCAGCAGAAGACGCCCGACCAGATGTCGGCGGCGGAACTGCAGACGCACATGGCGCAGCTGCGGCACAGCGGGGTTGACACGCAGCCCATCGCGGTCGACTACTACTTCAAGTTCGCCGCGCCGATGGCGGCCTTGATCTTCGCGTTCTTCGCCGCGCCGCTGGCCCTGCAGGCCACGCGCGGGGGCCGGTTCACCGGCGTCGCCGCCGCGATCGTGCTCATCTTCGTCTACTACGTGATCATGTCGACGTCGCGCGCGTGGGGGCGGGCCGGCGCGCTGCATCCGTTCCTCGCGGCCTGGATGGCCAACCTCGTCTTTCTGGCGGCGGGCGTGCTGCTCTGTCTGCGCGCGGAGGGCATCCTGACGCTGCGCAGGCCCCGCGGCGTCGGGGCCCGGCGCACGCAGCCCGCGGCGGTGTGA
- the lptC gene encoding LPS export ABC transporter periplasmic protein LptC: protein MPRSAAVAVVAAAVGLLAVGWYWAYRSATEPAAQPTPAPPVQLRAEQARIVIRHRGDPQVDLRSRQVEVSADLQRATFEGVDRATVFREGREFLYIRAQRIVLNRQSQNFVATGGVEVTSPDGDWLRAPYMVYINERAVLAFPRGVAFQLGNNRAQAKSLRFFILQQTVEMEGGVDVTLDIRSLPTPRP from the coding sequence ATGCCCCGATCGGCCGCCGTTGCCGTCGTCGCTGCTGCGGTCGGCTTGCTCGCAGTCGGCTGGTACTGGGCGTATCGGTCGGCCACGGAACCGGCCGCACAACCCACGCCGGCCCCTCCGGTGCAGCTGCGGGCCGAGCAGGCGCGGATCGTCATCCGGCACCGCGGCGATCCCCAGGTGGATCTGCGCAGCCGACAGGTCGAGGTGTCAGCCGACCTGCAGCGTGCGACCTTCGAAGGCGTCGACCGCGCCACGGTCTTCCGCGAGGGGCGCGAGTTCCTCTACATCCGCGCACAGCGCATCGTGCTGAACCGTCAAAGCCAGAACTTCGTCGCCACCGGCGGGGTCGAAGTCACCTCCCCCGACGGGGACTGGCTGCGCGCCCCGTACATGGTGTACATCAACGAGCGAGCCGTACTGGCGTTCCCGAGGGGCGTGGCCTTCCAGTTGGGCAACAACCGCGCGCAGGCGAAGAGTCTGCGCTTTTTCATTCTGCAGCAGACCGTGGAGATGGAGGGCGGGGTGGACGTCACACTGGACATCCGCTCGCTGCCCACGCCGAGGCCATGA